DNA from Pseudocitrobacter corydidari:
AACGAGTATATCTGGCGTTTGCACGAAATGAGTTTATTTCATTTAGAGTTAACATTTTTCATTCCACTCTGAAATGGGGATGATAATTATACTTTGATTAAATCGAAAGAGAAATAAAATCCGTTTGTATATGTGGGAATGTTAACAATATATTGATGAGTGGAATGAGTTAATTGTTAAATGGATAAAATATGATGTAATTTGTATTATAAGGGGGGCTTTAAAGAATAAGCCCGTGCTGGCTATACATCATCTACCTGAGAATTATTACTGGAGAACGGTAGGACGGGCAAGCGCAGCGCCCCCGCCAAAAAAGAAACCCGGCGAATGCCGGGTTTCTGCATATTAACCCGCACCTGAGACATCTAAAATTTTCAGCTGATTTTGTGTTAAGCCAAATGACAGAATATAAGGTTGGTAATCGCAGACCTCATACAACCCTGGTACTTGCTTATTCGGCGAGGTGCCTATCATCACCTGAAGACTATCACCAGAAAAGAAGGCACCGCTGACTTTGTCACAAACACCTTTTACAAAATGTTTTTGGTCACCCTCCAGATAATAGTAAAGATCGTTATCCTCATCGTCGTTATCTGCCGGGTAATATTCTTTTTTTTGCGCTTCAGCAGATAACCCGCTGATTCGATACTCTTTCAGGGTCAATCTTTGCAAATCCGTCTCAATATGAGTAATGGGATTGAGTAACTGAACGATGTCAGGAAAATGTTGAGTAAAATCCTCATCAGTGATTTCCCCTGGGGCAGGAGTCCCTTCTTTTAACCATGGAATTTCTGTATCCCATTTTAGCGGAAACGTGATGAATGATTTCACTCCAGCAACGTCTCCGTTCTTTAATGCCTGCTGGAAGCGTTTAAACTGTGTCAGTGCGTCACGTTTCTGCGTGTCGTTCAAAGAGACGTTATTTGTGATTTGATATGAGGACAGAATGAGATTTGTCCCCTCAGCGATCGGCGTATGTTGGATAAGGCCCGTGACGGTAATATGTTTTCCCGCCAGCATCTGTGAGACGTTGCCTTCACGGCTTTGTGCTTCCAACGTGATTTCGGTTTCATTACTCTCTGCGCCGCCTTCCGAACTGGCGGTTGTGTAAATCGGTTCATCGAGCAAAAGAACATCCTGAACATCACGCCTGTCGATATCAGGCGTTTCACCATATCCTGGAGGACCAAAAAAGGTTTGGGATTGGACAACACCACTAAGGGTAACGACATCATTGTAATGAAAACAGTCTCCATCATCCGCACATACAGAAAGGGAAATACCGCTCAGCATTACCAGTGCGGAAATAAGTCCGTGACGATGCATAATATTGAAATCAACTCGCTGTAATTTGATCTGCAACAGGCTTCAGATTTTAAGGTGAAGCATTAGTCCTGCCGGTTAATTTACGCGGGTATTCTAGCCCTGTTTCTTAATACAAGACAGTTCCGATTTTACTTTATTGTTCCAGTTCTGGGTGTATTAAAGAATGATTCATTAGAAATGAAGGGAGGGTTTATTATATAAATAATAATTATAATTAACGTGTTGATGGAAATATGAAGGTTAATCTGAAAAGTGAATTGTTCATTATATGCTAAGAATTACCCCGGCGTGCTTAGGCCCGCCGGGGTAATAGGTTTTTACATTCGCTCTACCGTCTCAATACCCAAGGTATCCAGACCGGTTTTCAGCGTTTTCGCCGTCAGCAGCGCCAGTTTCAGACGGCTGTTGCGAATAGATTCGCTTTCTGCGCTCAGGATCGGGCAATGCTCGTAGAAGCCAGAGAACAGACCGGCCAGATCGTACAGGTAGGCACACATCACGTGCGGCGTGCCTTCGCGAGCGACCACGTTCAGGGTTTCTTCGAATTGCAGCAGGCGCGCAGCCAACTGGGCTTCACGATCTTCTTTAATCTCAACCGTTGCGTTCAGCAGTTCGCTCTCTTCGAGGCCCGCTTTGCGGAACACGGAAAGCACACGGGTGTAGGCATACTGCATATATGGCGCAGTATTACCTTCAAACGCCAGCATGTTGTCCCAGTCGAAGATGTAATCGGTGGTACGGTTTTTAGAGAGATCCGCATATTTCACCGCGCCGATACCAACCGCATTGGCCAGTTTTTCCAGCTCATCGGCCGGCATATCCGGGTTCTTCTCGGCGACCAGGCGACGGGCGCGTTCCAGCGCTTCGTCCAGCAGATCAGCAAGTTTCACGGTGCCGCCGGCGCGGGTTTTGAACGGCTTGCCGTCTTTGCCCAGCATCATACCGAACATGTGGTGTTCCAGCGGTACGGATTCCGGCACGTAACCGGCTTTGCGCACGATGGTCCACGCCTGCATCAGGTGCTGATGCTGACGGGAGTCGATGTAGTACAGCACACGGTCGGCGTGCAGAGTTTCATAACGGTATTTTGCGCAGGCGATATCGGTGGTGGTGTAGAGGTAGCCGCCATCCTTTTTCTGGATAATGACGCCCATAGGCTCACCTTCTTTGTTCTTGAACTCGTCAAGGAACACCACGGTTGCGCCTTCGCTCTCAACGGCCATGCCTTTCGCTTTGAGGTCAGCAACCACGCCCGGCAGCATCGGGTTGTAAAGGCTTTCACCCATGACGTCGTCACGCGTCAGAGTGACGTTCAGACGGTTATAAGTGATCTGGTTCTGGGTCATAGTGATATCGACCAGCTTGCGCCACATCTCGCGGAAATACTCATCGCCGCTCTGCAATTTCACCACGTAGCTACGTGCGCGCTCGGCAAACGCTTCGTCTTCGTCGTAGTGTTTTTTCGCATCGCGATAGAAACCTTCGAGGTCAGCCAGTTCCATTTCACCAGCGTTTTCCTGCTGCTGTTTTTCCAGCCACGCGATCAGCATGCCGAACTGGGTACCCCAGTCACCGACGTGGTTTGCGCGGATCACTTTATGGCCCAGCAGTTCAAGCGTACGCACGGAGGCATCACCGATGATGGTTGAGCGCAGGTGACCTACGTGCATCTCTTTTGCGACGTTAGGCGCAGAGTAGTCCACCACGATGGTTTGCGGTGCAGGCTGGGTAATGCCCAGACGATCGGAGGCCAGCGCATGGTTGATGTGCTCAGCCAGGAATGCCGGGTCGAGGAAAATATTGATAAACCCCGGGCCTGCGATTTCAACTTTACTGGCGATACCGGTAAGGTCGAGGTGAGACAGGACCTGCTCTGCCAGTTGTCGCGGCGCCATGCCCAGTTTTTTCGCAACCGCCATCACGCCATTAGCCTGATAGTCGCCGAACTGTACTTTTGCTGACTGACGAACCTGCGGTTCGCAATCGGCAGGCGCGCCTGCCGCAATCAGGGCCTGGCTAACCTTTTCTGAGAGAAGAGCCTGAATATTCACCGAAATACCTTACATTGAAAGACGTGGCATCGCGTTAAGAGCCGCGTCGGGTGTGGATAAATTAAGGCGGGAGTATACTGCATTTGCCTGATGGCGTCAGCATCAGGGACGCGTTACAAACCGCCAGATGCACCTGCACGATTAATGAATAACCATTCATGTCGCGGCTGGTCTTGGTTCACCACCAACAACAGGGTAGATTAGCGCCTTTATTGCAAACGGGAGTGGGAAAATGGCTAACTGGCAGACAATTGAAGAACTGAATGATATTTCCGCGGATCTCCCGCGTTTCGTTCAGGCGTTCACAGAACTTTCCACTCGCCTGGGATTGAATATTGCCCCGCTCGATGCCGACCATATATCGCTTCGCTGTCATCAAAATGCCACCGCCGAACGCTGGCGTCACGGGCTGGAGCAGTGTGGGGAACTGCTTTCAGAGAATATCATTAATGGTCGCCCCATCTGCCTGTTTAAACTGCGTGAACCAGTCTGCGTGGCGCACTGGCAGTTCAGTGTGGTTGAGCTTCCCTGGCCTGGCGAAAAGCGCTATCCCCACGAAGGCTGGGAACATATTGAAATCGTGCTACCAGGAGAGCCGGAGACCTTAAATACCCGTGCGCTGGCACTGTTGAGCGATGACGGGCTAAGCCAGCCGGGGATTTTTGTCAAAACCAGTTCGCCGAAAGGGGAGAAGGAGCGCCTGCCCAATCCAACCCTGGCCGTGACTGACGGTAAAGTGACCATCAAATTTCACCCCTGGACGATTGAAGCGATCGTGGCTAGTGAGCAGGCAGTGTAACAATGTGAAGTGACGCGGGGTCTGTGGCCGCGAACCGTGGCATGATCCGCCCAGTTTTGAGTTATGGAGAAGCGAATGACAGTGCTGGAGATATGCTGTTACAGCATGGAGTGCGCGCTGAGCGCAGAAAAAAACGGTGCCGATCGCATCGAATTGTGTGCCGCGCCGCTGGAGGGCGGGCTGACGCCTTCGTATGGCGTGTTGAAATCGACGCGAGAGCAAGTCTCGATTCCGGTACATCCGATTATCCGCCCGCGCGGCGGTGATTTTTGCTACACCGACGCTGAATTTCAGGCGATGCTTGAAGATGTGCGCACCGTCCGCGAGCTGGGTTTTCCCGGCCTGGTCATCGGCGTGCTGGATGAAGATGGCAACGTCGATAACGCGCGGATGCAGCAAATTATGGCGGCGGCGGGCCCGCTGGCGGTGACTTTTCATCGTGCTTTTGATATGTGCGTCAATCCGCAGCAAGCCTTTGATACGCTGGCAAAACTGGGCGTGGCAAGGGTGCTGACATCCGGGCAAAAAGCGTCAGCGGAAAAAGGTCTTTCATTAATTCGGGAACTTATTGCCCGTGCCGATGCTCCAATCATTATGGCGGGGGCAGGAGTCAGGGCCAGCAACCTTGAACTGTTTCTTGAGGCAGGTGTGAAGGAAGTTCACAGCTCTGCCGGGCAGTGGATCCCGTCGGCAATGCGTTACCGTAATCCGGGGCTCTCCATGTCAACAGACCCGGAAGCGGATGAATACTCGCGCTATGCCGTCGACGCCGCCGCCGTTGCGCAAATGAAGGCGATTATCGCGCGCCGCGCCGAATAACCGATTTTTACCGCGCATCATGTCGCCCAATATGATGTTTGCTTGTACCAGGCCCCTGCCAATTCAACAGGGGCCTTTTTTTATCTCCCGGGCGGTGTAACGGTGCACTATTCGCCAGTGTACATAAATGGGTAAATGAACTATTATTGTCCATATATGAAACGTGCGTTGAAGCCATGCAGACGAGGGGGGAACGATGGCAATCGTCAACAAACAGCATGAAAATAATGCGATTGATACCAGTAAGGCGCTGCCCGTTGTCTTCCGTATTCTGGATAAATGGCAATGCACCACTGATGAACAATTAAAGCTGTTGGGTGTAAGTTCACGTTCAACATTGAACAAATATAAAGAGGTGAGTGGCGGCATCCGTCTAAGTGCGGATACTCTCGAACGGATGAGCTATATCCTCAACATTCATAAGTGCCTGCGCGTGTTGTTTACCGCCGATGACAGCATTTATGGTTGGGTGCGCAAACCGAATAATCATCCTTTCTTCGCTGGGCGTTCGGCAATGGATGTGATGAGCGGCGGTCGCGTTGCCGACCTATACGAGGTTGCCACGCGTCTTCAGGCGTGGAGAGGAGGAATGGCTTGATTAATGACGCGCCCATCCTCGCCGCCTT
Protein-coding regions in this window:
- the argS gene encoding arginine--tRNA ligase, which produces MNIQALLSEKVSQALIAAGAPADCEPQVRQSAKVQFGDYQANGVMAVAKKLGMAPRQLAEQVLSHLDLTGIASKVEIAGPGFINIFLDPAFLAEHINHALASDRLGITQPAPQTIVVDYSAPNVAKEMHVGHLRSTIIGDASVRTLELLGHKVIRANHVGDWGTQFGMLIAWLEKQQQENAGEMELADLEGFYRDAKKHYDEDEAFAERARSYVVKLQSGDEYFREMWRKLVDITMTQNQITYNRLNVTLTRDDVMGESLYNPMLPGVVADLKAKGMAVESEGATVVFLDEFKNKEGEPMGVIIQKKDGGYLYTTTDIACAKYRYETLHADRVLYYIDSRQHQHLMQAWTIVRKAGYVPESVPLEHHMFGMMLGKDGKPFKTRAGGTVKLADLLDEALERARRLVAEKNPDMPADELEKLANAVGIGAVKYADLSKNRTTDYIFDWDNMLAFEGNTAPYMQYAYTRVLSVFRKAGLEESELLNATVEIKEDREAQLAARLLQFEETLNVVAREGTPHVMCAYLYDLAGLFSGFYEHCPILSAESESIRNSRLKLALLTAKTLKTGLDTLGIETVERM
- a CDS encoding VOC family protein, with translation MANWQTIEELNDISADLPRFVQAFTELSTRLGLNIAPLDADHISLRCHQNATAERWRHGLEQCGELLSENIINGRPICLFKLREPVCVAHWQFSVVELPWPGEKRYPHEGWEHIEIVLPGEPETLNTRALALLSDDGLSQPGIFVKTSSPKGEKERLPNPTLAVTDGKVTIKFHPWTIEAIVASEQAV
- the cutC gene encoding copper homeostasis protein CutC, which gives rise to MTVLEICCYSMECALSAEKNGADRIELCAAPLEGGLTPSYGVLKSTREQVSIPVHPIIRPRGGDFCYTDAEFQAMLEDVRTVRELGFPGLVIGVLDEDGNVDNARMQQIMAAAGPLAVTFHRAFDMCVNPQQAFDTLAKLGVARVLTSGQKASAEKGLSLIRELIARADAPIIMAGAGVRASNLELFLEAGVKEVHSSAGQWIPSAMRYRNPGLSMSTDPEADEYSRYAVDAAAVAQMKAIIARRAE
- a CDS encoding MbcA/ParS/Xre antitoxin family protein, with the protein product MAIVNKQHENNAIDTSKALPVVFRILDKWQCTTDEQLKLLGVSSRSTLNKYKEVSGGIRLSADTLERMSYILNIHKCLRVLFTADDSIYGWVRKPNNHPFFAGRSAMDVMSGGRVADLYEVATRLQAWRGGMA